A single Natrinema pellirubrum DSM 15624 DNA region contains:
- a CDS encoding zinc ribbon domain-containing protein, with amino-acid sequence MSAITGIGAYAPRFRISSEAFEEAWGQFHAAGVTQKAVPAADEDALTIGYEAATRALEAAETDPDDVDWLAFASSRPPAAEEDLTARLGAMLALSESATRQLFSGSTRAGTRALWAGLDALEADATTALVVAADAPQGDPDDGIDHAAGAGSAAFVLEREGPAEIVDRAEYAAAYPGTRFRDTGDAETQGLGITQYDRQAFTETIGGAVDGLEVDPEPDAAAIQAPDGKLPYRAAGAAGVGTDEIQAAATVHKLGDTGAASVPLSLATALADGCASVIGVSHGSGAGADAVVVSADGDVPTVTALEGAEPLSYAEYLRQRGVVTTGPPSGGGAYVSVPSWRRSLPQRYRLEAGRCSECDALSFPPEGACDDCGALAEYDPVELAGEGTIEAVTTISQGGAPPEFAEQQAQSGDYAAAIVALETSGASETQRKDGDGAERNSADRSGGQRPREEAVDSGDETVSAPAMGTDADPDAFGVGDRIETTIRRVYTQEGVTRYGFKVRPAEE; translated from the coding sequence GGCCGCGACCCGCGCGCTCGAGGCGGCCGAGACCGACCCGGACGACGTCGACTGGCTGGCGTTTGCCTCCTCGCGGCCGCCGGCGGCCGAGGAGGACCTGACCGCTCGGCTGGGCGCGATGCTGGCACTCTCGGAGTCGGCGACCCGTCAGCTCTTCTCCGGAAGTACTCGCGCGGGGACCCGTGCGCTCTGGGCCGGGTTGGACGCCCTCGAGGCCGACGCAACGACCGCGCTCGTCGTCGCCGCCGACGCACCGCAGGGCGACCCCGACGACGGGATCGATCACGCCGCCGGGGCCGGCAGCGCCGCGTTCGTCCTCGAGCGCGAGGGCCCCGCCGAAATCGTCGATCGCGCGGAATACGCCGCGGCCTATCCCGGTACCCGGTTCCGCGACACCGGCGATGCGGAGACGCAGGGACTGGGAATCACCCAGTACGACCGGCAGGCCTTCACCGAGACGATCGGCGGGGCGGTCGATGGCCTCGAGGTCGACCCCGAGCCCGACGCGGCCGCGATTCAGGCCCCCGACGGCAAGTTACCCTACCGCGCGGCGGGCGCCGCCGGCGTCGGCACCGACGAAATCCAGGCGGCTGCGACGGTCCATAAGCTGGGCGATACCGGCGCGGCGAGCGTGCCGCTGTCGCTCGCCACCGCGCTCGCGGACGGCTGCGCCTCCGTCATCGGCGTCTCCCACGGCAGCGGCGCGGGGGCCGACGCGGTCGTCGTCTCGGCCGACGGCGACGTGCCGACCGTCACCGCGCTCGAGGGAGCGGAGCCGCTCTCCTACGCGGAGTACCTGCGCCAGCGCGGCGTCGTGACCACCGGCCCGCCATCGGGCGGCGGCGCCTACGTCAGCGTCCCTTCGTGGCGGCGCTCGCTCCCCCAGCGCTACCGACTCGAGGCCGGCCGCTGTTCAGAGTGCGATGCGCTGTCGTTCCCGCCGGAGGGCGCGTGTGACGACTGCGGGGCGCTCGCCGAGTACGACCCCGTCGAACTCGCGGGCGAGGGGACCATCGAGGCCGTCACGACCATCTCCCAGGGCGGCGCACCGCCGGAGTTCGCCGAACAGCAGGCCCAGTCGGGCGACTACGCGGCCGCGATCGTCGCGCTCGAGACGAGCGGTGCGTCGGAGACGCAGCGAAAAGACGGCGATGGCGCGGAGCGAAACTCCGCGGACCGTTCGGGCGGGCAGCGCCCGCGAGAAGAAGCCGTCGATAGCGGCGACGAGACCGTCAGTGCCCCGGCGATGGGCACCGACGCTGACCCCGACGCGTTCGGCGTCGGTGATCGCATCGAGACGACGATCCGCCGGGTCTATACGCAGGAAGGCGTCACTCGCTACGGCTTCAAAGTGCGACCGGCCGAGGAGTAA
- a CDS encoding ornithine cyclodeaminase family protein, with translation MTETLFLTSDAIDDLATPAEYVDAVREGYRQRGEGAPAHPRSKFLRADPAGMFTSYAAILPETGAMGGYMYSAGFGAGDGWFMTPLFDADSGAPLALLDGASMNPFKTGAAGAVGVDELARDDADTLAIIGSGAQARGQLHATATVRDFTEVRVYSPTPENREAFAADFDDTLAADVHAVDSSTAAVADADVVITATQASEPVVDGDDIAPGTHITAMGQYSADARELDTDTIANATYVPDLRERATFDAGSFIQALEAGAITEDHVHAELGEVVAGVEPGRTNDDEITVFDSGGTGIETVAAAYLLYERASERGLGQTIEFAPASEALTGN, from the coding sequence ATGACTGAGACGCTGTTTCTGACCAGCGACGCCATCGATGACCTCGCAACGCCGGCCGAATACGTCGACGCCGTTCGCGAAGGGTATCGACAGCGCGGCGAGGGCGCACCGGCCCACCCACGGTCGAAGTTCCTCCGTGCGGATCCCGCCGGGATGTTCACGAGCTACGCCGCCATCCTCCCGGAGACGGGCGCGATGGGTGGCTACATGTACAGCGCAGGGTTCGGTGCCGGCGACGGCTGGTTCATGACGCCGCTTTTCGACGCCGACAGCGGCGCGCCGCTGGCCCTGCTCGACGGCGCGAGCATGAACCCGTTCAAGACCGGCGCGGCCGGCGCCGTCGGTGTCGACGAACTCGCCCGTGACGACGCCGACACCCTCGCGATCATCGGAAGCGGCGCTCAGGCCCGCGGCCAGCTCCATGCGACCGCCACGGTCCGTGACTTCACCGAGGTGCGGGTCTACTCGCCGACCCCCGAGAACCGCGAGGCGTTCGCCGCCGACTTCGACGACACGCTCGCGGCCGACGTCCACGCGGTCGACTCGAGTACGGCCGCTGTCGCCGACGCGGACGTCGTGATCACGGCGACTCAGGCCAGCGAGCCGGTCGTCGACGGCGACGACATCGCGCCCGGGACCCACATCACCGCGATGGGCCAGTACTCGGCGGACGCACGCGAACTGGACACGGACACGATTGCGAACGCGACCTACGTTCCGGACCTCCGCGAGCGGGCGACGTTCGACGCCGGTTCGTTTATCCAGGCTCTCGAGGCGGGCGCGATCACCGAGGACCACGTTCACGCCGAACTGGGCGAGGTCGTCGCCGGGGTCGAACCGGGGCGGACGAACGACGACGAGATCACGGTCTTCGACAGCGGCGGAACGGGCATCGAGACGGTCGCCGCGGCGTATCTCCTCTACGAGCGCGCCAGCGAACGAGGGCTCGGACAGACGATCGAGTTCGCGCCGGCGAGTGAGGCGTTGACGGGGAACTAG
- a CDS encoding DUF3054 domain-containing protein, with the protein MDTAVRTETHDGAADRDRLVAGIVDVLCIVGIVLLGRISHSGNPIAEPIASLETVTPFVVGWLAVAALAGVYATDRAGASREFRLPAVTWIAAANVGLMLRGSPLFDGGTTWPFPVVITATGLAVLLGWRLVYTLYLSATR; encoded by the coding sequence ATGGACACAGCAGTTCGGACGGAGACGCACGATGGTGCGGCCGACCGCGACCGCCTCGTTGCCGGAATCGTCGACGTCCTCTGTATCGTCGGGATCGTCCTCCTCGGCCGCATCAGTCACAGCGGCAATCCGATCGCCGAACCGATCGCCTCGCTCGAGACGGTGACGCCGTTCGTGGTCGGCTGGCTCGCCGTCGCGGCGCTGGCGGGGGTCTACGCGACCGATCGGGCGGGCGCGAGCCGCGAGTTCCGACTGCCGGCCGTCACGTGGATCGCGGCGGCGAACGTCGGGCTCATGCTCCGTGGCTCGCCGCTGTTCGATGGCGGGACGACGTGGCCGTTTCCGGTCGTCATCACCGCGACCGGGCTGGCCGTGTTGCTCGGTTGGCGACTGGTCTATACCCTCTATCTATCAGCGACGAGGTAA
- a CDS encoding toll/interleukin-1 receptor domain-containing protein yields MTGEQVYVSHAPDDLDLVQDLFSTVKNFPFGVHIAHEEVESGRSRTRLEGRLANSDLVVAVLTEGAADDEWINQEIGYAVAKGIPVLPLFDEGIDRRGFVSDVDGVTIDRGDLSATIFNLLCRLRSELAPLGALSVPNWYIRFPCTIPDCRGPVTLELEHDQSKLWKLHAHGKFLTASCADCGITYYFEPATIGFMGRENVPASQSSSRSRS; encoded by the coding sequence ATGACCGGCGAGCAGGTGTACGTCTCCCACGCGCCCGACGATCTCGACCTCGTGCAGGACCTGTTCTCGACGGTCAAGAACTTCCCCTTCGGCGTCCACATTGCACACGAGGAGGTTGAATCCGGCCGCTCGCGAACGCGACTCGAGGGACGACTCGCCAACAGCGACCTCGTCGTCGCGGTACTGACCGAGGGAGCGGCCGACGACGAGTGGATCAATCAGGAAATCGGCTACGCGGTGGCCAAGGGGATTCCCGTACTGCCGCTGTTCGACGAGGGGATCGACCGGCGAGGGTTCGTCAGCGACGTCGACGGCGTGACGATCGATCGCGGTGATCTCTCCGCGACGATCTTCAACCTGCTGTGTCGGCTCCGAAGCGAACTCGCGCCGCTGGGCGCGCTGTCGGTTCCGAACTGGTATATCCGGTTCCCGTGTACGATCCCCGACTGCAGGGGGCCGGTCACGCTCGAACTCGAACACGATCAGTCCAAGCTCTGGAAGCTCCATGCACACGGCAAGTTCCTGACGGCCTCGTGTGCGGACTGTGGGATCACGTACTACTTCGAGCCGGCGACGATCGGCTTCATGGGTCGTGAGAACGTGCCAGCGTCTCAGTCCTCGTCCCGAAGCCGGTCGTAG
- a CDS encoding J domain-containing protein, which produces MAVVGERQAGCDGCGRTVALEDLTTVTMPDGERVACCPECEPHARAAARKGASLDQRRAACDGCTGTFLATELEDVVLSDGTVLTCCPSCAAEAPGPDAGAEGDGPATDGNADATDTGDTDERTRCTQCREWVDEERFRVTTIDERTEQLCSDCKADAEERGIVADVAMRKTEARDVLGLERAVSDERLREAFHEQVKRAHPDRKSGSESAFKLVRDAYDRLRDED; this is translated from the coding sequence ATGGCAGTGGTCGGTGAACGACAGGCCGGCTGCGACGGCTGTGGCCGGACGGTCGCGCTCGAGGATCTCACGACAGTGACGATGCCGGACGGCGAACGGGTGGCGTGCTGTCCGGAGTGTGAGCCACACGCCAGGGCAGCCGCCCGAAAGGGCGCGTCGCTCGATCAGCGGCGGGCCGCCTGTGACGGGTGTACCGGCACGTTCCTCGCGACCGAACTCGAGGACGTCGTGCTGTCGGACGGCACCGTGTTGACCTGCTGTCCGTCGTGTGCGGCCGAGGCCCCCGGTCCCGATGCTGGGGCCGAAGGAGATGGCCCGGCAACCGACGGGAACGCCGACGCGACCGATACCGGCGACACCGACGAGCGAACCCGATGCACACAGTGCCGGGAGTGGGTCGACGAGGAGCGGTTCCGCGTGACCACGATCGACGAGCGGACCGAACAGCTATGTTCGGACTGCAAAGCCGATGCCGAGGAGCGCGGCATCGTCGCCGACGTCGCCATGCGAAAGACCGAGGCCCGCGACGTATTGGGCCTCGAGCGGGCCGTCAGCGACGAGCGGCTCCGAGAGGCGTTTCACGAGCAGGTCAAACGCGCCCACCCCGACCGCAAGAGCGGCAGCGAGTCGGCGTTCAAACTCGTTCGGGACGCCTACGACCGGCTTCGGGACGAGGACTGA